One window from the genome of uncultured Fibrobacter sp. encodes:
- the glgA gene encoding glycogen synthase, protein MNAAILTNEFPPEIYGGAGIHVKFLTQELAKLCHIEARCFGVQNVNENNIHALGFSRKLGLNPEDDRFQKIFKPIDIDLQWAASLKDIDVIHCHTWYSHFGGVLASRLLQCPLILTTHSLEPHRPWKAEQLGDGGYAMSCWIERTAYEAADGVIAVSEGMKRDVMKLYGVPEDRVKVIYNGIDPDFYAPTFDESILTKWGVDPKRPYVLFVGRITRQKGISQLIQAIPQIDKSAQVVLCAGAPDTIELADECKALIEDVQKTRDGVVWIQEAVPHEELRVLYSNATVFATPSLYEPFGIINLEAMSCGTPVVGSAVGGIPEIIVDGETGFLVPLKAKSETDFEPADPKAFQTDFANKLNKVLGNPELAKKMGEVSRKRAIDVFSWKSIAKQTFDFYQECIDRYKKEGKR, encoded by the coding sequence ATGAACGCTGCAATTTTGACTAACGAATTCCCGCCGGAAATCTATGGCGGTGCCGGTATCCACGTGAAGTTCCTGACGCAGGAACTTGCAAAACTTTGCCACATCGAGGCGCGTTGCTTTGGCGTACAGAACGTGAACGAAAATAACATCCACGCTCTCGGCTTTTCGCGCAAGCTCGGGCTCAATCCCGAAGATGACCGTTTCCAGAAAATTTTCAAGCCGATCGATATCGATCTCCAGTGGGCGGCATCGCTCAAGGATATCGACGTGATTCATTGCCATACGTGGTACAGCCACTTTGGCGGCGTGCTTGCTAGCCGCCTTCTGCAGTGCCCGCTGATCTTGACGACGCATTCCCTGGAACCGCACCGTCCGTGGAAGGCGGAGCAGCTGGGTGACGGCGGCTATGCCATGAGTTGCTGGATTGAACGCACCGCTTACGAAGCCGCCGATGGCGTGATTGCTGTGAGCGAGGGCATGAAGCGTGACGTGATGAAACTTTACGGCGTTCCCGAGGATCGCGTGAAGGTGATTTACAACGGCATTGATCCGGATTTCTATGCGCCGACTTTCGACGAAAGCATCCTCACCAAGTGGGGTGTCGACCCGAAGCGTCCGTATGTGCTGTTCGTGGGCCGCATCACGCGCCAGAAGGGCATCAGTCAGCTGATCCAGGCGATTCCGCAGATTGATAAGTCCGCCCAGGTGGTGCTCTGCGCAGGCGCTCCGGATACTATTGAACTTGCCGATGAATGCAAGGCTCTTATCGAGGACGTGCAGAAGACTCGCGACGGCGTGGTCTGGATTCAGGAAGCGGTTCCGCATGAAGAACTCCGCGTGCTTTACAGCAATGCGACCGTGTTTGCGACACCTTCTCTCTACGAACCGTTCGGCATCATCAACCTCGAAGCCATGAGCTGCGGTACTCCGGTGGTGGGTTCCGCTGTCGGTGGCATTCCCGAAATCATCGTGGATGGCGAAACTGGATTCCTGGTGCCGCTCAAGGCGAAGTCCGAAACGGATTTTGAGCCGGCGGACCCGAAGGCATTCCAGACCGACTTTGCGAATAAGCTCAACAAGGTGCTCGGAAACCCGGAACTTGCAAAGAAGATGGGTGAAGTCAGCCGCAAGCGCGCTATTGACGTGTTCAGCTGGAAGTCGATCGCGAAGCAGACCTTCGACTTTTACCAGGAATGCATCGACCGCTACAAGAAAGAAGGAAAGAGGTAG
- the folE gene encoding GTP cyclohydrolase I FolE, with protein sequence MMDFKKMEDGFRMILEGMGENPNREGLIDTPKRVAKMYAELMTGLSGEMRAEDILKTRFHEKYDEMIIVPDIEFASMCEHHFLPFTGKAHVAYIPGDCVVGLSKIPRVVEFYARFPQIQERMTRQIAELIQKELNPKGVAVVLEASHMCMTMRGVKKPGATMVTTQLLGRFKTDEKTRAEFMSRIYAPR encoded by the coding sequence ATGATGGATTTTAAGAAAATGGAAGACGGCTTCCGGATGATTCTGGAAGGCATGGGCGAAAACCCGAACCGCGAAGGTCTTATCGATACGCCAAAGCGTGTCGCGAAGATGTACGCCGAACTCATGACGGGCCTTTCGGGCGAAATGCGCGCCGAGGATATTCTCAAGACGCGTTTCCACGAAAAGTACGATGAAATGATTATCGTGCCGGATATCGAGTTTGCGAGCATGTGCGAACACCATTTTCTGCCGTTCACGGGTAAGGCTCACGTGGCCTACATTCCGGGCGACTGTGTGGTGGGGCTTTCCAAGATTCCGCGCGTGGTGGAATTCTATGCGCGTTTCCCGCAGATTCAGGAACGCATGACCCGCCAGATCGCGGAACTGATCCAGAAGGAACTGAACCCGAAGGGCGTTGCCGTGGTTTTGGAAGCGTCCCACATGTGCATGACGATGCGCGGAGTGAAAAAGCCCGGTGCCACGATGGTGACTACCCAGCTTTTGGGACGTTTCAAGACCGACGAAAAGACTCGCGCCGAATTTATGTCCAGAATTTACGCCCCGCGCTAA
- a CDS encoding alpha/beta hydrolase, with protein MKTMFFRNLTRGFVIAGAVMALVNCDSSTAANDNQNTTDPTAVTPTDNPANPGDPTNPVNNPVIDSATGLPVDPALNPTDPAQQGTDSIVDPNNDPWADPCVASSLPNACGDEPVHGMIDTILTSVSSSSEGIADPVPLSSSSASEIPASSAAEVSSSSEAPAVSKIFLANDKEEEKNYMEVEYKTNTGWDGEGILAYPKRLTDNPDQKHAVVVWGPGGGTKPSAYEGMIRRLASHGFVVVALKESPGNATQAIKALDWLDGLNKDSNSPLFGKLDMNTVGCSGHSMGGLESEQALIKDRRVLTAFLNNSGDWDGVGAMKVAADRTIAILYGEGGMERGNAENDYNNANVKAPACLIQMTGGMGTECYDVAPGRRECGYGHGSGSWDGMAATVAWMRWHLGGEEWRKADFVGTSGKYINGNIAGHDGKWKGQCKNF; from the coding sequence ATGAAAACGATGTTCTTCAGGAATTTGACAAGGGGCTTTGTGATAGCAGGTGCTGTCATGGCCTTGGTAAACTGCGACAGTTCTACTGCTGCAAACGATAATCAGAATACTACCGATCCGACGGCTGTTACCCCCACGGATAATCCTGCCAATCCGGGCGATCCTACGAATCCGGTGAATAATCCGGTCATCGATTCCGCAACCGGCCTGCCTGTCGATCCTGCTTTGAATCCGACCGATCCCGCTCAGCAGGGAACGGATTCTATCGTTGATCCGAATAATGACCCTTGGGCGGACCCTTGTGTGGCCTCTAGCTTGCCGAACGCTTGTGGCGACGAACCCGTTCATGGTATGATAGACACGATTTTGACGTCAGTATCCAGCAGCTCCGAAGGCATCGCTGATCCTGTTCCGCTTTCCAGTTCCAGCGCTAGCGAAATTCCGGCAAGTTCGGCGGCCGAAGTTTCTTCTTCTAGCGAGGCTCCCGCCGTGTCTAAAATTTTCCTCGCGAACGACAAGGAAGAAGAAAAGAATTACATGGAAGTCGAGTACAAGACGAATACCGGCTGGGATGGGGAAGGAATCCTTGCGTACCCCAAGCGCTTGACCGACAATCCGGACCAAAAGCATGCCGTCGTGGTATGGGGCCCCGGTGGTGGTACAAAACCGAGTGCTTACGAAGGCATGATTCGTAGACTCGCTTCCCACGGCTTTGTGGTGGTTGCCCTCAAGGAATCTCCGGGCAACGCGACCCAGGCTATCAAGGCTCTCGACTGGCTCGATGGGCTGAACAAGGATTCGAACAGCCCGCTGTTTGGCAAGCTCGACATGAATACGGTCGGTTGCTCTGGCCACTCTATGGGCGGTCTTGAATCTGAACAGGCCCTCATCAAGGACAGACGCGTGCTTACTGCATTCCTCAACAACAGCGGTGACTGGGACGGTGTCGGAGCTATGAAGGTGGCGGCCGACCGGACTATAGCTATCCTTTACGGTGAAGGCGGCATGGAACGCGGCAACGCCGAGAACGATTACAACAACGCAAATGTCAAGGCACCTGCATGCCTTATCCAGATGACGGGTGGCATGGGTACCGAATGCTACGACGTCGCTCCTGGCCGCAGGGAATGTGGTTACGGTCACGGTTCCGGTTCCTGGGACGGCATGGCCGCTACGGTTGCCTGGATGCGCTGGCACCTCGGTGGTGAAGAATGGCGCAAGGCGGACTTCGTAGGCACCAGCGGCAAGTACATCAACGGAAACATCGCCGGCCACGATGGCAAGTGGAAAGGCCAATGTAAGAATTTCTAA
- the rsmA gene encoding 16S rRNA (adenine(1518)-N(6)/adenine(1519)-N(6))-dimethyltransferase RsmA, with the protein MDRARRRKFGQNFLDVPTAQMIAGDLPANEGEAVLEIGPGHGALTEHLLDRAVQLTAVEIDEQCVEFLQQKFQGRENFHIANIDFLKFDLQAFLDAHDKPWVTGNLPYNVSTAIIAGLMPRLHLTKGFMGMVQLEVAERICATPCSSNYGSLSVLVSAYADTQILRKIGPEHFTPRPNVDSATMLLTPRADALQAPEGFFDFVRAAFTQKRKTLANSFGRAYDKKKIQEAIELLDYPTTVRAEELSPAQFLEFYKVIVGK; encoded by the coding sequence ATGGACAGAGCACGACGCCGCAAATTTGGACAGAACTTCCTGGATGTACCCACCGCACAGATGATTGCAGGAGACTTGCCCGCAAACGAAGGCGAGGCCGTACTGGAAATCGGTCCTGGGCACGGCGCCCTTACAGAACACCTGCTCGACCGCGCCGTGCAACTCACTGCCGTCGAAATCGACGAGCAGTGTGTCGAATTTTTGCAACAAAAATTCCAGGGCCGCGAAAATTTCCACATCGCCAACATCGACTTTCTCAAGTTCGACCTGCAGGCATTTCTCGATGCGCACGACAAGCCCTGGGTTACCGGCAACCTTCCGTACAACGTATCGACCGCGATTATCGCCGGACTCATGCCACGGCTTCACCTGACCAAGGGATTCATGGGCATGGTACAGCTCGAAGTCGCCGAACGCATCTGCGCCACTCCCTGTAGCAGCAACTACGGTAGTTTATCTGTACTCGTATCCGCCTACGCCGACACGCAAATTCTCCGTAAAATCGGCCCCGAGCATTTTACGCCGCGCCCGAACGTAGACAGCGCCACGATGCTCCTCACGCCCCGCGCCGACGCGCTCCAGGCCCCAGAGGGATTTTTCGACTTCGTGCGCGCCGCCTTTACGCAAAAGAGAAAGACGCTCGCCAATTCCTTCGGCCGCGCCTACGACAAGAAAAAAATCCAGGAAGCCATTGAACTCCTGGATTATCCGACAACTGTCCGTGCCGAAGAACTCTCACCCGCACAATTCCTTGAATTCTACAAGGTGATTGTGGGAAAGTAG
- a CDS encoding metallophosphoesterase: MLIFLAILVVGLVLVYINLSTLAKGLPGKIIALAVLLAIFASMFFRETLVGAIVISFFAVWLCQSLLLYIPWTLYRIGYYFTQPHHLSRHKVRRVSRWLLGITVGFTGLIFAFGVPHNDDYKMNLKTITLPLQYTESFTAVFFSDVHIDPLFSRQKLERLVADVDSIAPDYLLFGGDLMDVPTTTLSAWGYDTLFKKMTSSAKIAAVAINGNHEGMQERGSSDPDSWMRDVGFVVLDDSTECIGLACFTGRTDFQVARRRGTLRKPLTELIPVMPAEAKDSLEVDSLKTASAKVAVEDSSVAPDSAKADSIVMVDDPRPWILLDHQPKGIEKSHSGRLPDYAFSGHTHDGQFFPGTIVINWVWKIASGVGALSGVYWIVSSGFDCWGPPVRFGSDSEILVIRFKAHEP; this comes from the coding sequence ATGCTTATTTTTCTTGCAATTCTGGTGGTTGGACTAGTCCTGGTTTATATCAACCTGAGCACCCTTGCGAAGGGGCTTCCGGGAAAAATCATTGCACTTGCGGTTTTGCTTGCCATTTTTGCAAGCATGTTTTTCCGCGAGACGCTTGTCGGTGCGATTGTCATTTCGTTTTTTGCGGTATGGCTTTGCCAGTCGCTGTTGCTTTATATCCCCTGGACTCTGTACAGGATCGGCTATTACTTTACGCAACCTCACCACCTGAGCCGTCACAAGGTTCGCCGCGTTAGCCGCTGGCTTTTGGGAATTACGGTGGGCTTTACGGGACTGATTTTTGCGTTCGGGGTTCCGCACAACGACGATTACAAGATGAACCTGAAGACGATCACCTTGCCGTTGCAGTATACCGAAAGCTTTACGGCGGTGTTTTTTAGCGATGTCCACATCGATCCGCTGTTCAGTCGGCAGAAGCTTGAGCGCCTGGTTGCCGACGTGGATTCGATTGCGCCGGACTATCTGCTTTTTGGCGGTGACCTGATGGATGTCCCGACGACGACGCTTTCGGCATGGGGCTATGATACGTTATTCAAGAAGATGACTTCTTCGGCCAAGATTGCCGCGGTCGCCATTAACGGAAATCACGAGGGAATGCAGGAGCGGGGCAGCTCCGATCCTGATTCCTGGATGCGCGATGTGGGTTTTGTGGTCCTCGACGATTCTACGGAATGCATTGGACTTGCCTGCTTTACGGGCCGTACGGATTTCCAGGTGGCCCGCCGTCGCGGGACCTTGCGCAAGCCGCTTACGGAGCTGATTCCTGTGATGCCTGCCGAAGCCAAGGATTCCCTGGAAGTAGATTCGTTGAAGACGGCTTCTGCGAAGGTTGCTGTAGAAGATTCTTCTGTGGCACCTGATTCGGCGAAGGCGGATTCCATTGTCATGGTGGACGATCCGCGTCCTTGGATTCTGTTGGACCATCAGCCCAAGGGAATCGAGAAAAGCCATTCGGGACGTTTGCCCGATTATGCTTTTTCGGGACATACGCACGACGGACAGTTTTTCCCGGGAACGATCGTAATCAACTGGGTATGGAAAATTGCTTCCGGGGTTGGTGCCCTGAGTGGCGTCTACTGGATCGTGAGTTCCGGCTTTGACTGTTGGGGACCTCCGGTGCGTTTCGGATCGGATTCTGAAATCCTGGTCATCAGATTCAAGGCTCACGAGCCATAG
- a CDS encoding InlB B-repeat-containing protein produces MSYPFGKVFGVLLLATALSADAYTIKYNLNGGVNDPENPTSYVQGKTNLVLKDATREGYSFMGWYIVDSDSSQLRDAVNFEKYQGKTMHTVGYYLGSFTVEARWGLVPQIPQQDERGCYLIHNANELYGIASVSVNNVYYSYPRSVFEGCISLQSDIVVNENVLDESGKLAKDDYVSWHELGFKGTFEGNGFKISGLVAERGLFAELGDKEGSWRNNITYVRNLGIEDSYFFGATAGSVAAFAVGPVRLRNVYSNATVHASGNAGGLIGVINVTNDACPTAAPSPISTAKYASKAEGVDSSHVTIIENAYSRGIVEGESVGGIVSEMDAAVLRNVYFAGELKGKYSDCIVQEEGFACYASESIFEVENALCMNSKNTKISLALSLDETQFADGTALGMLSAGVNGSAWIQELGTDAFPVLDASRFAIHYVLNGGVNSEQNPSIYSINDGPFALEDAVKEGDEFEGWYTDEMFTQKVESINTALYGDWTLYAKWKSFFFVNIDLNGGTRYRGNPQSGTLKFKWSADSSVFALYDASRDGYEFEGWYTDPLFAEKIERIPAGNTEDVTVYAKWKMLEYTITYHLNGGVNDSENPTTFTVKDAGYVFKEPTREGAEFLYWANFRLGYHRTLKIDDMKNLNLYAEWTPVPQQPQKNSKGCYLLTSKEELYWFAGLVNGTLKGVIENYEACAFLQNDIVVNEAVPKQSADELDTIAYFNWDPMWNFSGTFMGNGHSISGLLVNDECKSAEHYGGLFCEVWSEKSLSRVTVKNSYIMGSGYIDSLAVTSERMALPSVAAKSNWRLDVQGKQVSLSGLAAGKLLLVMDVQGRVLRHMRTESSMIIELPKTGRFLIRYGNETRAVMIR; encoded by the coding sequence ATGTCATACCCGTTTGGCAAAGTATTTGGGGTACTTTTGCTTGCAACAGCTCTTTCGGCGGATGCCTATACCATCAAGTATAATTTGAATGGGGGTGTCAATGACCCTGAAAATCCGACAAGTTATGTTCAGGGGAAGACCAATCTTGTTTTAAAGGATGCGACCCGTGAAGGGTATTCCTTTATGGGGTGGTATATTGTCGATTCCGATTCGAGCCAATTGCGGGATGCCGTGAATTTTGAGAAGTATCAAGGTAAAACGATGCATACGGTTGGCTACTACCTTGGAAGTTTTACCGTAGAGGCTCGGTGGGGGCTTGTCCCGCAGATTCCCCAACAGGATGAACGAGGCTGTTACCTTATTCATAATGCCAATGAACTTTACGGTATAGCATCCGTTTCTGTCAACAACGTTTATTATTCGTATCCCCGTTCGGTTTTTGAGGGGTGTATTTCTCTCCAAAGTGACATTGTGGTGAACGAAAATGTGCTTGACGAGAGCGGAAAGCTGGCGAAAGATGACTATGTGTCATGGCATGAACTTGGATTCAAAGGTACGTTTGAAGGCAATGGATTCAAGATTTCGGGCCTTGTGGCCGAAAGAGGTCTTTTTGCAGAACTGGGGGATAAGGAAGGTAGCTGGCGCAACAACATTACCTATGTGAGGAACCTTGGAATCGAGGATTCCTACTTTTTCGGCGCAACTGCAGGGAGTGTTGCGGCTTTTGCTGTTGGTCCTGTGCGATTGAGGAATGTCTATTCGAATGCGACGGTCCATGCTTCAGGGAATGCGGGTGGACTCATCGGTGTAATTAATGTAACGAATGACGCCTGCCCGACGGCAGCCCCTTCGCCGATATCCACCGCGAAGTATGCTTCGAAGGCGGAGGGTGTTGATTCATCTCATGTGACTATTATCGAAAACGCCTACAGCAGGGGAATTGTTGAAGGCGAGTCTGTGGGAGGCATCGTTTCGGAAATGGATGCCGCGGTCTTGAGAAATGTCTATTTTGCCGGCGAACTGAAAGGGAAGTATTCGGACTGCATTGTGCAGGAGGAAGGATTTGCCTGCTATGCAAGTGAAAGCATTTTTGAAGTGGAGAATGCGCTGTGTATGAATTCCAAGAATACGAAAATTTCGCTGGCTTTGTCACTTGACGAGACCCAGTTTGCAGATGGAACGGCTCTTGGAATGCTTTCGGCGGGTGTGAATGGTTCTGCCTGGATTCAGGAGTTGGGCACGGATGCCTTCCCTGTCCTTGATGCGAGCCGGTTCGCGATACATTATGTGCTGAATGGTGGTGTAAATAGCGAACAGAATCCGAGTATCTATTCTATAAATGATGGCCCCTTCGCCCTAGAAGATGCCGTGAAGGAAGGTGACGAATTCGAGGGATGGTACACGGATGAAATGTTTACGCAAAAGGTTGAATCTATAAACACGGCCCTTTATGGGGACTGGACTCTCTATGCGAAATGGAAAAGTTTCTTTTTCGTCAATATTGACCTGAATGGCGGAACTCGTTATAGGGGCAATCCTCAAAGTGGAACATTGAAGTTCAAGTGGTCGGCGGATTCGTCGGTATTTGCTCTTTACGATGCCAGCCGTGACGGGTATGAATTCGAAGGCTGGTATACGGATCCCCTTTTCGCAGAAAAGATTGAACGGATTCCTGCAGGGAATACGGAAGATGTTACGGTGTATGCCAAGTGGAAGATGCTTGAATACACAATCACGTACCACTTGAACGGCGGCGTTAATGATTCTGAAAATCCGACGACGTTTACGGTCAAGGATGCGGGTTATGTATTCAAGGAACCGACCCGTGAGGGGGCGGAGTTCCTGTACTGGGCGAATTTTAGGCTGGGGTACCACAGAACCCTCAAAATTGACGACATGAAGAATCTTAATTTGTATGCAGAATGGACTCCAGTTCCGCAGCAGCCGCAAAAGAATTCAAAGGGGTGCTATCTCCTTACGTCCAAGGAAGAATTGTATTGGTTTGCGGGGCTTGTAAACGGAACCTTGAAAGGCGTAATTGAGAATTATGAGGCGTGCGCTTTCCTCCAGAACGATATCGTCGTCAATGAGGCTGTTCCGAAACAATCTGCAGATGAACTTGACACCATTGCTTACTTTAATTGGGATCCTATGTGGAACTTCAGTGGGACGTTTATGGGGAACGGCCATTCTATCTCGGGCTTGCTGGTAAATGATGAATGCAAGAGTGCGGAACATTATGGAGGCCTGTTCTGCGAAGTCTGGAGTGAAAAGTCTCTTTCGAGGGTGACGGTAAAAAACTCGTATATCATGGGTTCTGGCTATATCGATAGTCTTGCTGTTACAAGCGAACGTATGGCTCTTCCGAGTGTTGCCGCGAAAAGTAACTGGCGCCTCGATGTCCAGGGAAAACAGGTTTCGCTTTCGGGGCTTGCCGCAGGAAAGTTGCTTCTTGTAATGGATGTGCAGGGCCGAGTCTTGCGCCATATGCGTACGGAATCGTCAATGATAATCGAATTGCCGAAGACGGGACGTTTCCTGATCCGCTACGGAAACGAAACCCGCGCTGTCATGATCCGCTGA